The following are encoded in a window of Roseimaritima ulvae genomic DNA:
- a CDS encoding aminoglycoside phosphotransferase family protein, with translation MTNSLLPAAIVEAWDLADVRVRKLEGGFSGAAIYHCRHRDGSETALRCWPSGTAAERVAEVQRVVGEARRRGCGLVPQIIETRTHTTLVTLADRHWEHSQWMPGEPCSPSDDPQHLESAVRLAAAAVGQFHAAVRQLGTRSDLSAAVVQRCERLAAAEQWLQQPPLATDGARWPAWLIRVDGVLRAAWPRHQHRLQAGLAAARSQRTNVQYVLRDCHHAHILFDAPGTTVSGLIDFDALRVDTPATDLARLVHSFAALSRPQPGIIGGPSEDPPIQSGRTLSSWRRWVEDDLWGAAVAGIREHCSFTDQQCELARLIADSTTLLSLVNWATWASSNPPHRANTLPGAEAVRNRVEQLSRFAINYLT, from the coding sequence ATGACAAATTCCCTCCTGCCCGCCGCCATCGTAGAAGCTTGGGACTTGGCGGACGTCCGGGTCCGCAAGCTCGAAGGCGGATTCAGCGGTGCGGCAATTTACCACTGCCGGCATCGCGACGGCTCGGAAACGGCTCTGCGATGCTGGCCCTCCGGCACGGCGGCGGAGCGTGTGGCGGAGGTCCAGCGCGTGGTCGGGGAAGCTCGCCGCCGGGGCTGCGGCTTGGTGCCGCAAATTATCGAAACACGGACACACACAACCTTGGTCACCCTGGCCGATCGACACTGGGAACACAGCCAATGGATGCCGGGCGAACCCTGCTCGCCCAGCGATGACCCGCAGCATCTGGAATCCGCAGTTCGCCTGGCCGCCGCCGCGGTCGGACAGTTCCACGCCGCCGTCCGCCAGCTTGGAACGCGAAGCGATTTATCGGCCGCGGTGGTGCAGCGCTGCGAACGCTTGGCCGCCGCCGAGCAGTGGCTGCAACAACCGCCTTTGGCGACCGACGGAGCGCGTTGGCCGGCATGGCTGATCCGCGTCGATGGCGTCCTGCGAGCCGCTTGGCCCCGACACCAGCATCGCCTGCAAGCCGGCCTCGCCGCAGCCCGCAGCCAGCGTACAAACGTCCAATATGTGCTCCGCGATTGCCACCACGCCCACATCCTGTTCGACGCCCCCGGCACGACGGTCAGCGGCCTGATCGATTTTGATGCCCTGCGAGTCGACACGCCGGCCACCGATCTGGCTCGTCTGGTTCACAGTTTTGCCGCTCTTTCGCGTCCCCAGCCGGGAATCATTGGGGGTCCAAGCGAAGATCCGCCGATCCAGTCTGGGCGAACTTTGTCCTCGTGGCGGCGTTGGGTGGAAGACGATCTATGGGGAGCTGCGGTGGCGGGAATTCGAGAGCACTGTTCATTCACTGACCAGCAATGCGAGCTCGCTCGCCTGATCGCCGATTCAACCACCCTGCTGTCCTTGGTAAACTGGGCAACATGGGCCAGCAGCAATCCCCCCCACCGGGCGAATACTTTGCCGGGGGCGGAAGCGGTTCGAAACAGGGTCGAACAATTGAGCCGCTTTGCGATAAACTACTTAACATAG
- a CDS encoding excinuclease ABC subunit UvrC yields the protein MSNSSPTDESGTPDDPTPPPPAGDIGIGNRRAAAKVKTFPQTPGVYLMKDVAGRVIYVGKAKNLRSRASSYFLKAATADPRTADWVGEIADIDYMPCDSEVDALLAESRLIKDIQPPHNKDLKDDKTFPYLMITTHDEFPRVEVTRQPRDKGVKLYGPFTSAGSLRGAVQVLQRIFKFRTCTLDISEDDEQWKWFRPCLLASIQQCTAPCNLRISKEAYRRDIRRLQTFLDGGKQRLLGEMKTEMMEASKQLDFERAAIVRDELKMLEKLDERGELDTHAQPEVFYIDPKKGLAGLRKVLGLKETPRVIEGVDIAHLGGGETVASLVQFIDGLPFKPGYRRYRIRDVKGVDDFRSIHEAVSRRFRRLADEQEAFPDILLIDGGKGQLNAALAAFRDQEIEPPVLISLAKREEEIFRPGETEPLRLSRSAFALRLLQYVRDESHRFAQHYHHILRSKSTLDR from the coding sequence ATGTCCAACAGCTCCCCCACCGACGAATCTGGCACGCCCGACGACCCGACGCCTCCACCGCCCGCCGGCGATATCGGGATCGGCAATCGACGCGCGGCCGCCAAGGTTAAAACTTTTCCGCAAACGCCCGGCGTGTACTTGATGAAGGACGTCGCCGGACGGGTGATCTATGTCGGTAAAGCGAAAAACCTTCGCTCTCGCGCCAGCAGCTATTTTCTCAAAGCCGCCACGGCGGACCCGCGCACGGCCGATTGGGTGGGCGAAATCGCGGACATCGATTACATGCCCTGCGACAGCGAAGTCGATGCGTTGCTAGCCGAATCGCGGTTGATCAAGGACATCCAGCCGCCCCACAACAAAGATCTCAAAGACGACAAAACGTTCCCGTATTTGATGATCACCACCCACGACGAATTCCCCCGCGTCGAGGTGACTCGTCAGCCGCGTGACAAGGGCGTCAAACTGTACGGCCCCTTTACCAGCGCCGGTTCGCTGCGTGGGGCTGTGCAAGTGTTGCAGCGAATCTTCAAATTTCGCACCTGCACCCTGGATATTTCCGAAGACGACGAGCAATGGAAATGGTTTCGGCCCTGCCTGCTGGCCAGCATCCAGCAATGCACGGCGCCCTGCAATCTGCGGATCAGCAAAGAAGCCTACCGCCGTGACATCCGCCGCCTGCAAACCTTTCTCGATGGCGGCAAGCAACGGCTGCTGGGCGAGATGAAGACGGAGATGATGGAAGCCAGCAAGCAACTGGACTTTGAACGCGCGGCCATCGTCCGCGACGAACTGAAGATGCTGGAGAAGCTGGACGAACGCGGCGAGTTGGACACCCACGCTCAGCCCGAAGTGTTTTATATCGATCCCAAGAAAGGGCTGGCGGGACTCCGCAAGGTGCTGGGGCTGAAGGAGACGCCGCGGGTGATCGAAGGCGTCGACATCGCTCATCTGGGCGGCGGCGAAACGGTCGCCAGCCTGGTGCAGTTCATCGACGGGCTGCCGTTTAAACCCGGCTACCGCCGCTACCGCATCCGCGACGTCAAAGGCGTAGACGACTTCCGCAGTATCCACGAAGCGGTATCGCGACGGTTTCGCCGCTTAGCCGATGAACAGGAAGCCTTTCCGGACATCCTGCTGATCGACGGCGGCAAAGGCCAATTAAACGCTGCCCTGGCCGCCTTTCGTGATCAGGAAATCGAACCGCCCGTGTTGATCTCGTTGGCCAAGCGAGAGGAAGAGATCTTTCGTCCCGGCGAAACCGAACCGTTGCGTCTGAGCCGATCGGCGTTTGCGCTGCGGTTGCTGCAATACGTCCGCGACGAGTCGCACCGTTTCGCCCAGCACTACCACCACATCCTCCGCAGCAAATCCACCCTGGACCGGTAG
- a CDS encoding protein-disulfide reductase DsbD family protein — protein sequence MVLVNLTRRLAAVAALLSVVAMSGVTSAQEPFGNGFTPTFPGAAASGGEPIELEASFEVAEGMQQGRVHVDATLQEMWHVYSVTQPEGGPSRTVLKLADGSPAKLTGSFVPSRDPKRSVSAQFPGVTIEEHEHEIRWTAPIEFAESVDPSQAKLTIDAVGLTCMTDGSCQPFREELQATMAGTYKLAKPDTSFRDGDYAVQWSASLEPRAARPGDVVKLNLTATPDETFHVYPATIDDADFSTNFVLTRRGALQASLPQPSEPPVTVDTPSGDSTYQKGKVTWTIELTVPKDTTAGAYPLEGYIAYQACTDTSCLLPKALQFSTQLEVGSEVDTAAAPVQFSTAKRGQVMDLIAETSWADEQSKVSAPTVYGAGGDKKYSFVMMLLMGLGAGLILNLMPCVLPVLGLKLMSLTDQAGQDHRSVMLSNLWYSLGVLTVFWALAAAASIFSFGWGEQFTYMEFKLALTFLVFAMALSFLGVWEIPVPGFASGKMSQDLQHSEGAVGAYSKGLFTTVIATPCGGPLLGLVLSLLIGQSAAMIFAVFTAMGIGMSLPFLLIGINPKLVSWLPKPGAWMETLKQLMAFVLLGTVAFFFDMFSADYKLPVFVSLIGVWFGCWLIGQVPNWETLPKRLGSWTAGIASAAAIGFLAFRLLVPGEVIVPWQPYDEAKLAQLRSEGKTVMIDFTASWCATCKWNYHTALNTEETAKMMEELDAVPMLADWSDYNEAIKNKLTELESQSIPLLAIYPGSQPDSPIILRDLVNQQDVLGALETAGPSVDANVATRSLGFQPGF from the coding sequence ATGGTACTTGTTAATCTTACTCGTCGGCTTGCTGCGGTTGCAGCGTTGTTGAGCGTCGTGGCGATGTCCGGCGTAACGTCGGCGCAGGAGCCGTTTGGCAATGGTTTTACGCCCACGTTCCCCGGCGCCGCGGCCAGCGGTGGCGAGCCGATCGAACTGGAAGCTTCGTTTGAGGTCGCCGAGGGCATGCAGCAGGGTCGCGTCCACGTCGACGCCACACTGCAAGAGATGTGGCACGTCTACTCGGTCACGCAACCCGAAGGCGGTCCCAGCCGTACGGTGCTAAAGCTGGCCGATGGCAGCCCCGCCAAACTGACCGGCTCCTTCGTGCCCAGCCGTGATCCCAAACGTAGCGTTTCGGCTCAATTCCCCGGCGTCACGATCGAAGAACACGAACATGAAATCCGCTGGACGGCGCCGATCGAATTTGCCGAGAGTGTGGATCCCAGCCAAGCCAAACTGACCATCGATGCGGTCGGCCTGACCTGCATGACCGACGGCAGCTGCCAGCCGTTCCGTGAAGAGCTCCAAGCCACCATGGCGGGCACCTACAAGCTGGCCAAACCGGACACGTCGTTCCGCGATGGCGACTACGCCGTGCAGTGGAGCGCGTCGTTGGAACCGCGGGCGGCGCGTCCCGGAGACGTCGTCAAGTTAAACCTGACGGCGACGCCCGATGAAACCTTCCACGTCTACCCGGCCACCATCGACGACGCCGATTTCTCTACCAACTTTGTGCTGACGCGACGCGGCGCCCTGCAGGCCAGCTTGCCGCAGCCTTCGGAGCCGCCCGTGACCGTCGACACACCCTCGGGCGACTCGACTTACCAGAAGGGCAAGGTCACTTGGACGATCGAATTGACGGTCCCCAAAGACACCACGGCAGGCGCCTATCCGCTGGAAGGCTACATCGCTTACCAAGCCTGCACCGACACCAGTTGCCTGTTGCCCAAAGCCTTGCAGTTTAGTACCCAGCTGGAAGTGGGCAGCGAAGTCGATACCGCTGCGGCTCCGGTACAATTCTCCACCGCCAAACGTGGTCAGGTCATGGACCTGATCGCCGAGACGTCGTGGGCTGACGAACAATCCAAAGTTTCCGCGCCCACCGTGTACGGTGCTGGCGGCGACAAGAAATATTCATTTGTGATGATGCTGCTGATGGGCTTGGGGGCTGGCTTGATCCTCAACCTGATGCCCTGTGTGCTGCCGGTGCTGGGGCTGAAACTGATGTCGCTGACCGATCAAGCGGGACAGGACCACCGCTCGGTGATGCTCAGCAACCTGTGGTATTCGCTGGGCGTGCTGACCGTGTTCTGGGCTCTGGCCGCCGCCGCCTCGATCTTTTCGTTCGGCTGGGGCGAACAATTTACATACATGGAATTCAAACTGGCGCTGACGTTCTTGGTGTTTGCCATGGCGCTCAGCTTCCTGGGCGTCTGGGAAATTCCCGTCCCCGGATTTGCTTCCGGCAAGATGTCGCAGGACCTGCAACATTCCGAAGGCGCCGTGGGAGCGTATTCCAAAGGCTTGTTTACCACCGTGATCGCCACTCCCTGCGGCGGTCCGCTGCTGGGGTTGGTGCTGAGCCTGTTGATCGGTCAGTCGGCGGCAATGATTTTTGCCGTGTTTACGGCTATGGGGATCGGCATGTCGCTGCCGTTCCTGTTGATCGGAATCAATCCCAAACTGGTCAGCTGGTTGCCCAAACCCGGGGCCTGGATGGAAACGCTGAAACAACTGATGGCGTTTGTGTTGCTGGGAACCGTGGCGTTCTTCTTTGATATGTTCTCGGCCGATTACAAATTGCCAGTGTTCGTATCGCTGATCGGGGTCTGGTTTGGTTGCTGGTTAATCGGACAAGTCCCCAACTGGGAAACCCTGCCGAAGCGTTTGGGCAGCTGGACCGCTGGTATCGCCAGCGCCGCGGCGATCGGCTTCCTGGCGTTTCGCTTGCTGGTGCCCGGAGAAGTCATCGTGCCCTGGCAACCCTACGACGAAGCCAAACTGGCACAGCTCCGCAGCGAAGGCAAAACGGTCATGATCGACTTCACCGCCAGCTGGTGTGCGACCTGCAAGTGGAATTACCACACGGCGTTGAACACCGAAGAGACGGCGAAGATGATGGAAGAGTTGGACGCGGTGCCGATGTTGGCGGACTGGAGCGACTACAACGAAGCGATCAAGAACAAGCTGACGGAACTGGAGAGCCAATCGATCCCGCTGCTGGCGATCTACCCCGGCTCGCAGCCCGACAGCCCGATCATTTTGCGAGACTTGGTCAATCAACAAGACGTACTGGGCGCATTGGAAACAGCTGGCCCCTCGGTCGACGCAAACGTAGCCACCCGTAGCCTAGGCTTCCAGCCTGGGTTCTAG
- a CDS encoding PSD1 and planctomycete cytochrome C domain-containing protein, with protein sequence MNFAVDNKIAKLGWLLLAAGLIVLLGSETGGAEEADGGEAVDAEGAAFFEHEVLPILEASCFSCHAGEKAKGEFQLDTRSRLVRGGESGTVVDFEDPEAGTLLEAVRYEGYEMPPRGKLPDEQIAVIERWVAMGVPYPADRQGDADEQRVEAPGARVTEADRQFWAFQPLSDPLPPTPIDKAWGRNPVDAFVAARREDANLKPNPPAAPAQLLRRLHYDLTGLPPSQDLVQAFVADPSPLHYERIVDRLLATPEYGERWGRHWLDLVRYAETNSYERDDAKPEVWRYRDYVIDSFNRDKPFDTFAAEQLAGDEMEYSAERLIATGFYRLGIWDDEPADRKLALYDDLDDIVATTSQVFLGLTVNCARCHEHKIDPIMHADYYRWLAFFSGINRYGVRSGDSVAKNSLRGLAPPAESREAMAATRRYREQLDQLNRKISEVENKLRPTLVDVEKEEFRHEMNRPEIAKSRIGKLFDEAQVQAYGENLNARRELQRNKPDELAKALCVTEIGSEARPTFVLTRGNPHAEAEPVTPGFPVVLGGGDAQYAPPAGTETSGRRTALAAWVTDHQAQPMTARVTANRLWQYHFGRGLVRTPNDFGFQGTPPTHPQLLDFLASRLVEHDWHLKPIHRLLVLSSTYQMQTRMQDDAFAVDPINDTYWRFDPRRLSAEEIRDSMLAASGQLDFRKHGPSIYPVIEAEVLAGQSRPGHGWGNSSEADRSRRSIYIHIKRSLAVPLLAAFDAADADFTCPVRFATTQPTQALGLMNGRYSREIADKMARDVRHALPEATPEQLTAEVLRRVTQREPTADEIARGLTFIESLRTQHQQDAETALELFCLLSLNLNEFVHLD encoded by the coding sequence GTGAATTTTGCTGTGGATAACAAAATCGCCAAGCTCGGCTGGTTGCTGTTGGCGGCCGGCCTGATCGTCTTATTGGGCAGTGAAACTGGCGGGGCCGAAGAGGCCGATGGCGGGGAGGCGGTGGACGCCGAGGGCGCCGCGTTTTTCGAGCACGAGGTGCTGCCGATTCTGGAAGCCAGTTGCTTCTCCTGCCATGCCGGTGAGAAGGCGAAGGGCGAATTTCAGCTCGACACCCGCAGCCGCTTGGTCCGCGGTGGCGAATCGGGAACGGTGGTGGATTTTGAAGATCCCGAAGCCGGCACGCTGCTCGAAGCCGTCCGCTACGAAGGCTACGAAATGCCGCCCCGAGGCAAGCTGCCCGACGAGCAGATCGCGGTTATCGAACGCTGGGTCGCGATGGGAGTTCCCTATCCGGCCGATCGTCAAGGCGATGCGGACGAGCAACGCGTCGAGGCGCCGGGAGCTCGTGTGACCGAAGCCGATCGCCAGTTCTGGGCCTTCCAGCCGCTCAGCGATCCCCTGCCCCCGACGCCGATCGACAAAGCGTGGGGCCGCAATCCGGTGGATGCCTTTGTCGCCGCGCGTCGCGAGGACGCCAATCTAAAACCCAACCCACCCGCGGCGCCGGCTCAGCTGCTGCGGCGACTGCACTACGACTTGACCGGCCTGCCACCCAGCCAAGATCTGGTGCAAGCGTTTGTCGCCGATCCCTCGCCGTTGCACTACGAACGCATTGTCGATCGCTTATTGGCTACGCCCGAATATGGCGAGCGCTGGGGTCGGCACTGGTTGGACCTGGTCCGCTACGCCGAAACCAACAGCTACGAACGCGACGACGCCAAGCCGGAAGTCTGGCGATATCGCGACTATGTGATCGATTCCTTTAACCGCGACAAACCCTTCGACACCTTCGCCGCCGAACAGTTGGCGGGCGACGAAATGGAATACAGTGCGGAACGTCTGATCGCCACCGGCTTCTATCGGCTGGGCATTTGGGACGACGAACCGGCTGACCGCAAACTGGCACTGTACGACGACCTGGATGACATCGTAGCCACGACCAGCCAAGTGTTTCTGGGGCTGACGGTAAATTGTGCGCGTTGCCACGAGCACAAAATCGATCCCATCATGCACGCCGACTACTACCGTTGGCTGGCCTTCTTTTCGGGCATCAACCGCTATGGCGTCCGCAGCGGCGATTCGGTAGCCAAAAATTCGCTGCGAGGCCTGGCGCCGCCGGCCGAATCCCGCGAAGCGATGGCAGCCACACGCCGCTACCGCGAGCAACTCGATCAGCTGAACCGCAAAATCAGCGAAGTCGAAAACAAGTTGCGGCCCACGCTGGTGGATGTTGAAAAAGAAGAGTTCCGGCACGAGATGAACCGTCCGGAAATCGCTAAATCGCGGATCGGTAAACTGTTCGACGAAGCTCAGGTGCAAGCGTATGGCGAAAACCTAAACGCCCGCCGCGAACTGCAACGCAATAAGCCCGACGAGCTTGCCAAGGCGCTGTGCGTAACCGAAATCGGCAGCGAAGCGCGGCCCACGTTTGTGCTCACTCGCGGCAATCCCCACGCCGAAGCGGAACCGGTCACGCCCGGATTCCCCGTGGTGTTAGGCGGCGGTGACGCTCAATACGCTCCGCCCGCCGGTACCGAGACGTCGGGCCGCCGCACCGCGCTGGCCGCATGGGTTACCGATCACCAGGCACAACCGATGACGGCTCGGGTAACCGCCAACCGACTGTGGCAGTACCATTTTGGCCGTGGCCTGGTTCGCACTCCCAACGACTTTGGTTTTCAAGGCACGCCGCCCACGCACCCTCAATTGTTGGACTTCTTGGCCAGCCGACTGGTCGAACATGATTGGCACCTGAAACCGATCCATCGCCTGCTGGTGCTGTCCAGCACGTATCAGATGCAGACCCGTATGCAGGACGATGCGTTTGCCGTGGATCCGATCAACGACACCTACTGGCGGTTTGACCCGCGACGGTTGAGTGCCGAAGAGATCCGCGATTCGATGTTGGCCGCCTCGGGCCAATTGGATTTCCGCAAGCACGGGCCAAGTATCTATCCGGTGATTGAAGCCGAAGTGTTGGCCGGGCAAAGTCGCCCGGGGCATGGCTGGGGCAATTCCAGCGAGGCGGATCGCTCACGCCGCAGTATCTACATCCACATCAAACGCTCGTTGGCCGTCCCCTTGTTGGCCGCCTTCGATGCCGCCGACGCCGACTTCACTTGTCCTGTGCGTTTTGCCACCACGCAACCCACTCAGGCCCTGGGCTTGATGAACGGTCGCTACTCCCGAGAAATCGCCGACAAAATGGCTCGAGACGTTCGGCACGCACTGCCCGAAGCGACGCCCGAGCAGTTGACGGCGGAAGTCTTGCGGCGAGTCACTCAACGCGAACCCACGGCCGACGAAATCGCTCGCGGCCTGACATTTATAGAATCGCTTCGTACGCAGCATCAGCAGGACGCCGAGACGGCGCTGGAACTGTTCTGTTTGCTGTCGTTGAACCTAAACGAATTCGTGCACTTGGACTGA
- a CDS encoding amidohydrolase family protein has protein sequence MRIDSHHHLWNYSPQHYGWISESMSVLRRDFTPADLQATVEPHGVSGVVTVQARQSLEETHWLLALADANPLIRGVVGWVPLMAPEIQDVLQSLSSADRLKAVRHVVQDEPDDNFILGEEFHRGVSLLKTFDLVYDILIFAKQLRPTIQFVDRHPDQPFVLDHIAKPTIHPGRMDEAWEAAIRDLARRPQVSCKFSGVVTEIVDQGEWSLETIRPYWDVVLEAFGPSRLMFGSDWPVCLLRSQYASWVQAVEQLTAPLSETEQTAFWSGNAIQAYNL, from the coding sequence ATGCGCATCGACAGTCACCATCATTTGTGGAATTACTCGCCTCAGCACTACGGATGGATCAGCGAATCGATGTCGGTGCTGCGGCGAGACTTCACGCCCGCCGACCTGCAGGCCACCGTAGAGCCGCATGGCGTTTCGGGGGTTGTGACGGTGCAGGCCCGCCAATCGCTGGAAGAAACGCATTGGCTGCTGGCCCTGGCCGACGCGAATCCGTTGATCCGCGGAGTCGTCGGCTGGGTGCCTCTGATGGCTCCCGAAATTCAGGATGTCCTGCAGTCGCTGTCGTCGGCCGACAGACTCAAGGCCGTGCGGCATGTGGTTCAAGATGAACCAGACGACAACTTCATTCTGGGCGAAGAATTTCACCGCGGCGTATCGCTGCTGAAAACATTCGATCTGGTCTACGACATTTTAATCTTCGCCAAACAACTCCGGCCTACCATCCAATTCGTTGACCGGCATCCCGATCAGCCGTTTGTGCTGGACCATATCGCCAAGCCCACGATTCACCCTGGACGGATGGACGAGGCCTGGGAAGCCGCGATCCGCGACCTTGCTCGACGCCCCCAGGTCAGCTGCAAGTTTTCCGGGGTCGTGACCGAGATCGTGGATCAGGGCGAATGGTCGCTGGAAACCATTCGGCCCTACTGGGATGTTGTCCTGGAAGCTTTTGGTCCGTCGCGTTTAATGTTTGGCAGCGACTGGCCGGTGTGTTTGCTGCGAAGCCAATACGCGTCGTGGGTGCAAGCCGTCGAACAACTTACGGCCCCGCTCAGCGAAACCGAACAAACGGCCTTCTGGAGCGGCAACGCGATCCAAGCCTACAACCTGTAG
- a CDS encoding DUF1501 domain-containing protein: protein MNKPTQFCGRTRRQMLWELGCGFTGTALAGMLGRDGFLDSQAVAADGRTPFVNPLRAKTPPLPAKAKNVIFLYMYGGPSHIDTFDYKPSMVGMDGKTIEVKTFGRGGHRNQGRIVEPRWKFKQYGQCGKWVSDLFPNLATCVDDIAFMHSMTADSPIHGSAMLQMNSGRILSGSPCLGSWVNYGLGTVNENLPGFVVMLDPRGGPISGAKNWSAGYMPAHYQATVMKSKGTPVLNLSRPEGVTDGIQRELLDTLRDYNDAHAVNRTGNSDLDARIASYELAYQMQSTTPEAVDLASEDERTLEMYGMNNPTSATFGKQCLMARRLVERGVRFVQIYSGGAHNDDNWDAHTDMERNHNLHAAETDKPIAGLINDLKQRGMLDDTLIVWGGEFGRQPTAEYAKGSGRDHNAYGFTMWMAGGGVKGGVSVGKTDELGSAAVENRFHVKNLHATILQLMGLDPNELTYFYGGLDQKLVGVTGAEPIPEVMA from the coding sequence ATGAATAAACCAACACAATTTTGTGGACGTACCCGGCGTCAAATGCTGTGGGAGCTGGGCTGCGGATTCACTGGCACGGCGCTGGCCGGGATGCTGGGACGCGATGGCTTCCTGGATAGCCAAGCCGTAGCCGCCGACGGTCGCACACCGTTCGTCAATCCGCTGCGCGCCAAAACGCCGCCGCTGCCGGCCAAGGCCAAAAACGTCATCTTCCTGTACATGTACGGCGGCCCCAGCCACATCGATACGTTTGATTACAAACCTTCGATGGTGGGCATGGATGGCAAAACCATCGAAGTCAAAACGTTTGGCCGCGGCGGGCACCGCAACCAGGGACGGATCGTCGAACCGCGGTGGAAGTTCAAGCAGTACGGCCAGTGCGGTAAATGGGTCAGCGACCTGTTCCCCAATCTTGCCACCTGCGTGGACGACATCGCGTTTATGCATTCGATGACGGCCGATTCGCCGATTCACGGTTCGGCGATGCTGCAGATGAACAGCGGCCGCATCCTCAGCGGCAGCCCCTGCCTGGGGTCCTGGGTCAATTATGGGCTCGGCACCGTCAACGAAAACTTGCCCGGTTTCGTGGTCATGTTGGACCCGCGCGGCGGCCCCATCAGCGGTGCGAAAAATTGGAGTGCGGGTTACATGCCGGCTCACTATCAAGCCACGGTGATGAAGAGCAAAGGCACGCCGGTGCTGAACCTCAGCCGTCCCGAAGGCGTGACCGATGGCATCCAACGCGAACTGCTCGATACGCTTCGTGACTACAACGACGCCCATGCCGTAAACCGAACCGGCAACAGTGACCTGGACGCTCGCATCGCCAGTTACGAGTTGGCGTATCAGATGCAGTCGACGACGCCCGAAGCGGTCGACCTGGCGTCAGAAGATGAACGCACGCTGGAAATGTACGGCATGAACAATCCCACCAGCGCCACGTTCGGCAAACAGTGTCTGATGGCGCGGCGGTTGGTCGAACGAGGCGTGCGGTTCGTGCAGATCTATTCCGGTGGAGCGCACAACGATGATAACTGGGACGCGCACACCGATATGGAACGCAATCACAACCTGCACGCTGCGGAAACCGATAAACCGATCGCGGGCCTGATCAACGACTTGAAACAACGCGGCATGTTGGACGATACGCTGATTGTGTGGGGCGGCGAATTTGGACGCCAGCCGACGGCCGAATACGCCAAAGGCAGCGGCCGAGATCACAACGCTTACGGATTCACGATGTGGATGGCCGGCGGCGGAGTCAAAGGCGGCGTCAGTGTCGGCAAGACCGACGAGTTGGGATCGGCGGCCGTCGAAAACCGCTTCCACGTGAAAAATCTGCACGCCACGATTCTGCAATTGATGGGCTTGGACCCCAACGAGCTGACCTATTTCTACGGCGGCCTGGATCAGAAATTGGTGGGCGTCACCGGTGCGGAACCGATCCCCGAAGTGATGGCGTAG